A genomic region of bacterium contains the following coding sequences:
- a CDS encoding TlpA family protein disulfide reductase has product MGKSSRQWTWLPILLVLVVSLILGSCNRKHTAQPFNPAEGTALDFWMELVSGPIYNASDAFGSVVLINFWDTWCGPCRYEQPDLNQLYTEFSDDGLEIIGISLAHEGVPAVTAYLDEFNVEYTSGIIGPGVTDVHPYPVSIPHTLIIDRAGVIRHELTGSRSYETFAELITPLLSE; this is encoded by the coding sequence ATGGGAAAGTCATCACGTCAGTGGACGTGGCTGCCAATCCTCCTCGTTCTTGTCGTAAGTCTGATACTTGGAAGCTGCAACAGAAAACACACGGCCCAACCCTTTAATCCGGCCGAAGGAACAGCTCTGGACTTTTGGATGGAACTTGTGAGCGGACCCATTTATAACGCGTCCGATGCGTTCGGCTCGGTGGTCCTGATCAATTTCTGGGACACGTGGTGCGGACCGTGTCGCTATGAGCAGCCTGATCTCAATCAACTCTATACTGAATTTTCGGACGACGGTTTGGAAATCATCGGCATCTCACTCGCGCACGAAGGTGTGCCCGCCGTCACAGCCTATCTCGATGAATTCAATGTAGAATATACCTCCGGAATCATCGGACCGGGAGTGACGGACGTTCACCCCTATCCAGTTTCGATTCCGCACACGCTAATTATCGACCGTGCCGGTGTCATTCGCCACGAGTTAACGGGCAGCCGCAGCTACGAAACGTTCGCAGAGCTTATCACACCGCTTTTATCAGAATAG
- a CDS encoding T9SS type A sorting domain-containing protein, producing the protein MKIHMFPVTLLLALLIGLQAFAQQPVRQLNLGEQLTPFKQYYESRDEWPRSHGWKPFKRYEYDIEQRAYPDGVMPAGARWEAWLEMERMPRATLDEPWVPLGPFNHGGRTRVVRFHPNNPTIMFAGSVGGGLFRSDNAGDSWYPITDQLPNLAVGCFEISPSNPNIMFLGTGEGYFNGDGIGGIGLLKSIDGGVTWNMTALDYDYSQSTCILRVSIDPRNPDIVLASTNEGLYRSTDGGANFTMVRTGNINELKRDPQNPDILLCAAGYPWGSNLNGVYRSTDNGLTWQYTSTGLPNSSIIGRIVLDFFRSNSLVVYAGVSGDFDFNGSQMIGIYRSADNGQTWERMSNDDEPSHYASQGWYDMAIAVHPDDPATVFNAGLDIYRTYTGGETWSQRSWWWHSFGQPSFSHADHHELVFHPQDNDQLWAVNDGGIFVSYDLGETWNEKNIGYNTYQYYAMGNATLDTLLAYGGTQDNGTSEYDGDGDWDMVFGGDGGYCVVDYTNDNVVYVEYQNGNRFRTDDGCQSFSEINPGIIGSGPWVTPIVQDPFAPNTIYTTTNGGGGRVWMSPNQGRNSSWTSLGTVGNSNQVLAASPALPGRLYLGTSSSVLRYDAADGEWINVTGNLPNNYVTRVTPDPYDPNAVYVAMSGFNGGHIWKSVQGGSVWTNITGNLPNVPFQDIVVDLNDPSVLYAGGDLGVFRSINNGATWEIFGDGMPVVRVDDMELQTQTGKLRVATHGRGMWEIPTGSVSFSMLYPNGTEILPTGATITLRWSGISYGGNVTLSLNRNYPGGNWETIANNIANDGAHSWIVSGPPTEHARFRIVHATQGDLADTSNADTRIANPGLQILSPNGGETVFTGTNDTIWFERTLVNGLLTLEINRNYPDGAWETLADNLANQDYYIWRVQQPGGANCRLHLVSIDEPWLADFSDNDFVVRAPQMTMLTPNGGEVVRLDTPYEITWSAAEFTGGFRVLLNRNYPDGNWELLSPGTENDGSYMWTPRGQTTVNARIRLATALDPLGTYVESAGSFTIDVGSSADDAILPSVFYVSPAFPNPFNPVTNFTLDIPARMRVTARVTNELGQTVATLLDETREAGRYHMSFDGGAFASGLYFLRVEAEQFVITRKLALLK; encoded by the coding sequence GTGAAAATTCACATGTTTCCCGTCACATTACTTCTCGCCTTGCTCATCGGTCTGCAAGCTTTTGCTCAGCAGCCTGTCCGTCAACTCAATCTGGGCGAACAGCTTACTCCATTTAAGCAATATTATGAATCGCGCGACGAGTGGCCGCGCTCGCACGGCTGGAAGCCGTTCAAGAGATATGAATATGATATCGAGCAGCGTGCCTATCCGGACGGAGTGATGCCGGCGGGTGCACGGTGGGAGGCATGGCTTGAGATGGAGCGCATGCCGCGAGCCACACTGGACGAGCCGTGGGTTCCGCTCGGTCCGTTTAATCACGGCGGACGGACGCGCGTCGTAAGGTTTCATCCGAACAATCCCACAATCATGTTCGCAGGATCGGTCGGCGGCGGACTGTTTCGCAGCGACAATGCCGGAGACAGCTGGTATCCGATCACGGATCAATTGCCGAACCTTGCCGTCGGTTGTTTCGAGATTTCACCGTCCAATCCGAACATCATGTTTCTTGGCACGGGTGAAGGATACTTCAATGGCGACGGAATCGGCGGTATCGGTCTGTTGAAATCCATTGACGGCGGTGTGACCTGGAACATGACGGCGCTTGACTATGATTATTCGCAGAGCACGTGCATTCTGAGAGTCAGCATTGACCCGCGCAATCCGGATATTGTGCTGGCTTCGACCAACGAAGGGCTGTATCGCTCGACCGACGGCGGCGCGAATTTCACGATGGTGCGGACGGGGAATATCAACGAGCTGAAGCGCGATCCGCAGAATCCCGACATTCTGTTGTGCGCGGCGGGTTATCCGTGGGGCTCGAACCTGAACGGCGTCTATCGCTCTACCGACAACGGACTGACGTGGCAATACACGAGCACCGGACTGCCCAATTCCTCCATCATCGGGCGCATCGTGCTGGACTTTTTCCGCAGCAATTCGCTGGTGGTTTACGCCGGAGTGAGCGGCGATTTTGATTTCAACGGGTCGCAAATGATCGGCATATATCGCTCGGCGGATAACGGTCAGACGTGGGAGCGGATGTCGAACGATGACGAACCGAGTCATTACGCCAGTCAGGGCTGGTACGACATGGCCATTGCCGTGCACCCGGACGATCCGGCAACGGTGTTCAACGCCGGATTGGATATCTACCGGACCTATACGGGCGGAGAAACCTGGTCGCAGCGGTCGTGGTGGTGGCACAGTTTCGGGCAGCCGTCGTTTTCACATGCGGATCATCATGAACTCGTGTTTCATCCGCAGGACAATGATCAGCTTTGGGCGGTGAACGACGGCGGGATTTTCGTTTCCTATGACCTCGGCGAGACGTGGAACGAGAAGAACATCGGCTATAATACCTATCAGTACTACGCGATGGGCAACGCCACGCTTGACACGCTGCTCGCTTACGGCGGCACTCAAGACAATGGAACGTCGGAATATGACGGCGACGGCGATTGGGATATGGTGTTCGGCGGCGACGGCGGATATTGCGTGGTGGATTACACGAATGACAACGTCGTGTATGTGGAGTATCAGAATGGCAACCGTTTCCGCACGGATGACGGCTGTCAGAGTTTCTCCGAGATCAATCCGGGTATCATCGGCAGCGGGCCGTGGGTGACTCCGATCGTGCAGGATCCGTTCGCACCGAACACGATTTACACAACGACCAACGGCGGCGGCGGACGAGTGTGGATGTCGCCGAATCAGGGACGCAACAGCAGTTGGACGAGTCTCGGCACGGTGGGGAATTCCAATCAGGTGCTGGCCGCGTCGCCCGCGCTGCCGGGAAGACTCTATCTCGGTACAAGCAGCTCGGTGCTGCGGTACGATGCTGCCGATGGCGAATGGATTAATGTAACCGGAAATCTTCCGAACAATTATGTCACGCGTGTGACACCTGATCCCTATGATCCCAATGCGGTGTACGTGGCAATGTCCGGTTTTAACGGCGGGCATATCTGGAAATCCGTACAGGGCGGCAGCGTGTGGACGAACATCACAGGCAATTTGCCGAATGTTCCGTTTCAGGATATTGTCGTGGATTTGAACGATCCGTCCGTTCTGTATGCGGGCGGAGACTTGGGCGTTTTCCGCAGTATCAACAACGGTGCGACGTGGGAAATTTTCGGCGACGGCATGCCGGTCGTGCGCGTAGACGACATGGAGCTGCAAACACAGACGGGCAAGCTGCGTGTGGCGACACACGGCCGCGGCATGTGGGAAATCCCGACGGGATCCGTGAGCTTCTCAATGCTGTATCCGAACGGCACGGAGATTTTACCAACAGGCGCGACCATAACTTTGCGCTGGTCGGGTATTTCCTACGGCGGAAACGTGACTCTATCGCTCAATCGCAATTATCCGGGCGGCAATTGGGAGACGATCGCGAACAACATCGCCAACGACGGCGCACACTCCTGGATTGTTTCAGGCCCGCCAACTGAGCATGCCCGCTTCCGGATTGTTCACGCGACGCAAGGCGACTTGGCCGACACGTCAAACGCGGACACGCGCATCGCGAATCCGGGCTTGCAGATACTCTCTCCCAACGGCGGAGAGACGGTTTTCACCGGAACCAACGACACAATCTGGTTTGAGCGCACGCTGGTAAACGGCCTGCTGACTTTGGAGATCAACCGCAACTATCCGGATGGTGCTTGGGAGACGCTGGCCGACAATCTTGCCAATCAGGATTACTACATTTGGCGCGTGCAGCAGCCCGGCGGAGCGAACTGCCGACTGCATTTAGTCAGTATTGATGAACCGTGGCTTGCGGATTTTTCGGATAACGACTTTGTCGTGCGCGCACCGCAAATGACAATGCTGACTCCCAACGGCGGGGAAGTGGTGCGACTGGACACACCGTACGAAATTACGTGGTCTGCCGCGGAATTCACAGGTGGATTCCGCGTGCTGCTGAACCGTAACTATCCGGACGGAAACTGGGAGCTTCTCTCGCCGGGAACAGAGAATGACGGCAGCTACATGTGGACGCCGCGCGGTCAAACCACCGTCAATGCGCGCATCCGGCTTGCCACAGCTCTCGATCCGCTTGGGACTTATGTCGAAAGCGCAGGCAGTTTCACGATTGACGTCGGCAGTTCTGCGGACGATGCGATTTTGCCGTCGGTCTTCTATGTCAGCCCGGCGTTTCCGAATCCGTTCAATCCTGTGACGAATTTCACGCTTGATATTCCGGCGCGGATGCGCGTGACGGCAAGAGTCACAAACGAGCTTGGACAGACCGTGGCGACCTTGCTGGACGAAACGCGCGAAGCGGGAAGATATCACATGTCCTTTGACGGCGGCGCGTTCGCGTCGGGGCTCTATTTCCTGCGTGTGGAAGCGGAGCAGTTTGTAATTACGCGCAAGCTTGCATTGCTGAAATAG